The sequence ACCGATACGCGCATCGAGGGAAATACGACAACAATCGGTGGTGGTGCCGCCATAGTCGGTGTACCCCTACAGTTCACCCTGTCAAGGGTCACCATCGCCAATAACTCCGCTACCGGCGGAGCGGGCTTAGGTGCCCTATTCCTGGCGGCCGACTTCATGTTGATTGAGGACAGCGTAATCAAGAACAACACCGGCATCAACGGCGGCGGCATTCGCAACCTGGGCACGTTGACGTTGCTGCGCACAAAGGTCATTGGCAACCAGGCCACTGAGTCAGGTGGCGGAATCTCCAACGGAGCCAACGGCGTGCTAACCCTTTTCGGCACCAAGGTTGTCAAGAATGTCGCCGTCGCGGACGGTGGGGGTATCTTCAACGAGGCAGGTGGCGCAGTCGAGCTGAATATCGCCAGTGGCACCTTTGTAGTCAAGAACCAGCCGGACAACTGCTTCGGCGACGTTCCCGGCTGCGCCGGATAGCAATCCGAGCACGCCGGATCTTCGAGGGGTCCCGTCCCCGCCGCTTGCCGATGAGGGCGGGATCCCTCCGCCGTCGCCGGAGAAGCCCAGGCCGGACCCCGTCGAGCGCGCCACGAACTTGATCCGTGCCCCTGTGTCCAACCGCGCGATGGACTCCTCACCTTTCGTGTTGATCACCTTGAGGAGTACGCCGTCGACGTCGTACAGGTTGCTGCTGCACGCCGAGTCGACCCACCAGCCAGATCACGCGACGGAACGACTTCATAGCAGTCTTGTATTCGTGCGCCGACCACATGATCAGCCGTTCACCGATCAGCTGTTCACCGATCAGCAACAGCCCCGTCAACGCCCGCGCCTCCAGCAGGCAACCCTTGGCGTTTTGCCGAGACACCCACTCGCAGTACTCGACGCACGCCCATTTGCCGTCCGCCTTCACGGCCAGCATCGCCGTGATGGAGTCCGCCTGCCAGGCGTCCATCGGCATCATGGCCCGGCGCATCAACTCGATGGACTCCAGCCCGAACGAATCGGCCGAGTCAGGGCTGAGTCTCAACCCGCGGGCTGCGCGTGCTGAGCAATCCGAGCGGTGAGGTCCGTGATTCCACCAGCCCCGTCGCCTCCCGCGCTCGCCTTCGGCTGACGCCCACCAGCCGGCTGAGTGCCACCACCGGCCTGGCCCCTCCGCAGCTCCGCCCGCAGGGCCTTGAACGTGCTCTGCTGCTGCCCGGCCTCGGTATGCACCTTGTCCACGCCAACGGTCACCTCACCCGCGTCGTCGACCTCCACCGTCAACCGCGCGCGGTCACGGCCGTTCACGATCGCGTCCAGCCCGGTCCAGCCGGGCCGGTCCAGGCGGTCCGCGCACCGACAGATCTCCTCCACCAGCACCACCACCTCGACCGGGTCACCGTCGCCGATGAGCTGATCCCACATCCGCCGGCCACGCGCCCGCAGACGAGGCGTCCGCGGCCCCTCCTCCGCAGTAGGCGTTGCGTTCGGCGTTGCCGTCGCACCCGTTGCGTTGCAATCCCGCTCCGGCAGACACAGCGAATGATCTCCTGACCTGTGCTTACGCAACCGGCGGGACCGTTCCGTCGAATAGCCACAGCCCGTCCTGTCGATCACGATCCGTGCTGGTCCCAGCTGCGGGGGGAGACGCCTGATGAAAGGCGTTGGGTTAGCAAACGTCACCATCCGGGACGACGCTGCCCCCTGCCTGCACCATCTACGTGAGTTGACCACCACGTTGTCGGGATCGTGCTGTCGTCGTGCTCGCACGCGTTGCTGGGCGGTGGCTTGCCCTGCGGACCGGCTGCATCTGCGGTGGGCCAGGCCACGGTAGGTGGCCCGGTCGTCGTCGTGGTCCAGGTCCAGCGACGCTGCCCCGGCCCGCCACATCGGGCGCACGGCTCTGGCCGTCACGCAGGTCGGCCAGTGTTTTCGGTGTCGCGAGGGCGGGGCCGCGTGTTTGATACGTGAAATTCAGTCTGATTCATGACGCTGGCAGTTATCGGCAGGCATGCATTTGAGTCGTACGATGGCTGGTAGTCGTCCAAGTATTAAGGGCTCTGTGGTGGGGAGGATCAATGCCGCTCGTATTTCACAAAAACTACCGGAAGATGGGCCCATTCCGGCAAGCGCACCCCGGGGTGGAGGTCCAGGGTGACGGGTTCTTCGATGACGAAAGCGAAGAACAGCTGCAAGCGATCAGGTTGGTCGCGGGCCGTGTGCAAAGCGGCGGTAGGAGATCTCGTCGGGATCGATGCTGAGGTCGACCGCGGCGGTCACGGCGTGGTCGATGAGTGCGTCGTAGACGGTCAGCAGTTCCCCGATTCCTTGTTCTGCCGGGTCCGGGGATACCACAGGATCACCTGCACACCATCCCGCAAGCAGCCACCACGGGCGGCGTCCAGATCACCCACCGCACCCAGCGATCGCTACCCGACCGACACCAACCTCGCCCGATATCACTGAGTAGTCAGACAATTACAGTAGGTTCTTTGCGTAGTGGACTTGACACATATCGCGGAAGTCGATTTAGAATAGACGTATATTAGATCGGTTCACTTTCAGTACACATTCGTGTCGCACTGCAAGGGAGTTGACCCACCCCCCCCCTCAACGAACGGACCATCCGTGTGGCATCAGCTCACGGTAATCACGACAATAGTGATTACCGTAATGACGCCTGCGGTTACCACGGAGTCGGCCGAACCCAAAGAAAAGACCGACCCCTCGTTGTTCTAGACGAAGCGAAACCGAGGATAGCTGCGAACCCCCTGACCTGGGAACGCGACTACAGCACCGTCATCTAAGAAGGGAGGCGTTGCAGTGGCCGATCACGCGGACTTCAGCCTGGCTCAACTCCGGTACTTCGTAACTTCCGCCGAGATGGGAAACATATCCGGCGCGGCACAGCAATTACATGCTTCGCAGTCGGCCGTCTCGATGGCGATCCAGCGCCTGGAGAAACAACTGGACACCAAGCTGTTCTTCCGGCACCGCACCAAAGGAGTCAGCCTGACTCCCAGCGGCCGCGTCCTGCTCGACCCCGCGAAGTCGTTGCTGGCCCAGGCGCAGGAGATGCTCGCCCACAGCCGCGAGTGGCAGGGCGAGACCTGCGGAATGCTCAATGTGGCCGTTCTCCGCTCAGTCGCGCCCGATCTGGTGCCGGCTGTGATGAGCCGAGTAAAGAAGATGCGCCCTGGGCTGGCGGTCACCGTCCACGAGGGAACCATGGACGATGTTCTCGAACTGCTGCGCACGGGCACGTGTGAACTCGCCGTAGTCCCGGAGCTGCCAGGTCAGGCTCTGTCGTTCGCCCGGCTGGCGAAGGTGCTCATGGCAGCGGTCGTTGCATGGTCCGATCCGCTGGCGCCCGTGGGGCGCGCAACGCTTCGACAGTTGGCCACCCGGCGTCTCCTCGTGGCCGACCTGGACGTTGATCGCCAAGTCGGCCTGGACACCCGGACACGGCTGTTCGCCGACGCCGGCACCCCCACGCCAGAGGTGGTGCTGACATCGAGCATCGCCACGATGCTTGGCCTCGTCGGGGTCGGCGAGGGCTTCGCCCTGCTATACCGGACCGCAGCCAGCCAGTGCTACCGACAGGAACTCGCCTGGATCGACATCGTCTCCGAACGCCCGTGCGCATCCTGGCTTGGTGTGGCGACCATACCCGGCCTGGCTCTCAGCAGCCGTGCGGAGCTATTCGTTTCCCTGCTCGATGACGCTGTCCGGAGCGTCTACTGCACGACGGCGGACGACGGGGTGAGTTCCCCTGGCAGCACTGATATCTTCGATCATGGAGCCTCTTTTGCTACGGACCCCGCCGCACCCGCCTGGTCGACCTAGCAGTGCTGTGTCAGGTCGACGTGTCGTTGTGTCGTCTGAGTGGTTCGGGGTAGTTCGATGGTGGGGTGACCCCTGACGGGGCTTTCCGTTGCGCGGCAACGGCTTGAGGCGTTCGCCGCGGATGTGTTCACCCCACTGATGCGGCCGGATCAGCGGGTGAAGAGTGGGACGTATCTGCGGGGTCTGCTGCTGGATGCGCGGCGTACGTCGATGCAGCCGACGACGGCATGATGATCGGCGACTGGAACAGCAACCCACGCCCGTTCGTCTGGACCATGACCGCTGAAGAAATCCTCGACTCACTCGCCCGACTCCGTAGGCGAATTCCCCGGCGCAGAACACGAGGGCCTGATCGGCGCGGTAGGAGCCTTCGCGCCTTCGCTTGCCCACGCGATCCGAACGCTTCAGTCGGACGCCCGGCCTCCCACCTACACGGATCCACCGCTGGCACTCACCGCATCCCCATCAACTGAGAGCTGGGCCACCTCGTACTCATCCTTGTAGGCCATAAGTTTGTATAGATTGCCCGCCACGGCTGCGGTG comes from Salinispora tropica CNB-440 and encodes:
- a CDS encoding LysR family transcriptional regulator yields the protein MADHADFSLAQLRYFVTSAEMGNISGAAQQLHASQSAVSMAIQRLEKQLDTKLFFRHRTKGVSLTPSGRVLLDPAKSLLAQAQEMLAHSREWQGETCGMLNVAVLRSVAPDLVPAVMSRVKKMRPGLAVTVHEGTMDDVLELLRTGTCELAVVPELPGQALSFARLAKVLMAAVVAWSDPLAPVGRATLRQLATRRLLVADLDVDRQVGLDTRTRLFADAGTPTPEVVLTSSIATMLGLVGVGEGFALLYRTAASQCYRQELAWIDIVSERPCASWLGVATIPGLALSSRAELFVSLLDDAVRSVYCTTADDGVSSPGSTDIFDHGASFATDPAAPAWST